In Methylobacterium aquaticum, the following are encoded in one genomic region:
- a CDS encoding branched-chain amino acid ABC transporter permease, with protein MATQSLIPAGDYRTTYAADTTIFPTAGSRYAVWAGLALLCCAPLVLDRYWLSLLIQIGYFAVAALGLNILVGFTGQISIGHAAFFGFGAFASAWLSNNYGIPVFFAIPLAGVMTTAVGLIFGLPAARLKGLYLAIATLAAQYILQDFFARANWFTGGVAGTHAEAFSIFGFAFDTDHRYFYVVLAYLVLTFVLATNLMRSRDGRALVAVRDHYLSAEMMGINLTRYRTLSFGLSAFFAGIGGALYAHYLQFVSVEGFGILLSIQFLGMIIIGGLGTIMGTLMGTAFMVLVPEAMGWITDAVRGSALDRALSLKDNLSFLREMAIGLVIVLFLMFEPDGLAHRWRQIKAYWKLYPFSH; from the coding sequence ATGGCGACCCAGAGCCTGATCCCCGCCGGCGACTACCGCACCACGTATGCCGCCGACACCACCATCTTCCCGACCGCCGGCAGCCGCTACGCGGTGTGGGCGGGGCTGGCCTTGCTGTGCTGCGCGCCCCTGGTGCTCGACCGCTACTGGCTGAGCCTCCTGATCCAGATCGGCTACTTCGCGGTGGCGGCTCTGGGCTTGAACATCCTGGTCGGCTTCACCGGCCAGATCTCGATCGGGCACGCCGCCTTCTTCGGCTTCGGCGCCTTCGCGTCGGCCTGGCTGTCGAACAATTACGGGATTCCGGTCTTCTTCGCGATCCCGCTCGCCGGCGTGATGACGACGGCGGTCGGCCTGATCTTCGGCCTGCCGGCGGCCCGGCTGAAGGGGCTCTACCTCGCCATCGCGACGCTCGCCGCGCAATACATCCTCCAGGATTTCTTCGCCCGGGCGAACTGGTTCACCGGCGGCGTGGCCGGCACCCATGCCGAGGCGTTCTCGATCTTCGGCTTCGCCTTCGACACCGACCACCGCTACTTCTACGTGGTGCTGGCCTACCTGGTGCTGACCTTCGTGCTCGCCACCAACCTGATGCGCTCCCGCGACGGCCGGGCCCTGGTGGCGGTGCGCGACCACTACCTCTCGGCGGAGATGATGGGGATCAACCTCACCCGCTACCGCACCCTGTCCTTCGGCCTCTCGGCCTTCTTCGCCGGCATCGGCGGGGCGCTCTACGCGCATTACCTGCAATTCGTCTCGGTCGAGGGGTTCGGCATCCTGCTCTCGATCCAGTTCCTCGGCATGATCATCATCGGGGGCCTCGGCACGATCATGGGCACGCTGATGGGCACCGCCTTCATGGTGCTGGTGCCCGAAGCCATGGGCTGGATCACCGACGCGGTCCGCGGCTCGGCCCTCGACCGGGCGCTGTCGCTCAAGGACAATCTGTCCTTCCTGCGCGAGATGGCGATCGGGCTCGTGATCGTGCTCTTCCTGATGTTCGAGCCCGACGGGCTCGCCCATCGCTGGCGCCAGATCAAGGCGTACTGGAAGCTCTACCCGTTCTCGCACTAG
- a CDS encoding branched-chain amino acid ABC transporter permease, with protein MNTHLLLQLVVNGLIVGALYGVVAMSFVLIYKASQVVNFAQGEFLLIGAWVCWWLLTTYQLPFLVGMGITFAFMLVFGIALQVVVLRPLIGEPIISVIMVTIGLSIFFQALCKWLFGVFAQPFPPIFQTQSVSFLGLEIQTVYLMSLGISVAMMAGFAWFFQYSKHGLAMRATAFNQQVAQSLGISVRNVFAMAWAISAVVSSVAGIVVGIVNGVSSALSLYGIKVFPAVILGGLDSVVGAVIGGLVIGVLENVAQYVDGQYLHWGNLYEIVPFYVLVVILMIKPYGLFGTRDIERV; from the coding sequence ATGAACACCCATCTCCTGCTCCAGCTCGTCGTCAACGGGCTGATCGTCGGCGCCCTCTACGGGGTCGTGGCGATGAGCTTCGTCCTGATCTACAAGGCGAGCCAGGTCGTGAACTTCGCGCAGGGCGAGTTCCTGCTGATCGGCGCCTGGGTGTGCTGGTGGCTGCTCACCACCTACCAGCTGCCGTTCCTCGTCGGCATGGGCATCACCTTCGCGTTCATGCTGGTCTTCGGTATCGCGCTGCAGGTCGTGGTGCTGCGGCCGCTGATCGGCGAGCCGATCATCTCGGTCATCATGGTGACGATCGGCCTGTCGATCTTCTTCCAGGCGCTGTGCAAGTGGCTGTTCGGCGTCTTCGCCCAGCCCTTCCCGCCGATCTTCCAGACCCAGTCGGTGTCGTTCCTCGGGCTCGAGATCCAGACCGTCTATCTGATGAGCCTCGGCATCTCGGTCGCCATGATGGCGGGCTTCGCCTGGTTCTTCCAGTATTCGAAGCACGGCCTCGCCATGCGGGCCACCGCCTTCAACCAGCAGGTCGCGCAGTCGCTCGGCATCTCGGTGCGCAACGTGTTCGCGATGGCCTGGGCGATCTCGGCGGTGGTGTCGTCGGTCGCCGGCATCGTGGTCGGCATCGTCAACGGCGTGTCGTCGGCCCTGTCGCTCTACGGCATCAAGGTGTTCCCGGCCGTCATCCTCGGCGGGCTCGACTCTGTCGTCGGCGCGGTCATCGGCGGCCTCGTCATCGGGGTGCTGGAGAACGTCGCGCAATATGTCGACGGCCAGTACCTGCACTGGGGCAACCTCTACGAGATCGTTCCCTTCTACGTCCTGGTGGTGATCCTGATGATCAAGCCCTACGGCCTGTTCGGCACCCGCGACATCGAGCGCGTCTGA
- a CDS encoding long-chain fatty acid--CoA ligase, with the protein MTSDFSAIAREADTFPKLLRRNAAAHAGEVALREKIFGLWRPTTWAEYHARTRAFALGLSGLGIGAGDVVGLIGDNRPDWVAGEIAAHALGALSLGLYRDALEDEVQYLLAFAGVKAVIAEDEEQVDKLLNLADGVPTLRHIVYCDPRGMRKYDDPRLISADALAAKGEALHAADPGLYDRLVDATDAEAVAILCTTSGTTARPKLAMLSGGRVLRHCARYLAADPKGPQDDYVSVLPLPWIMEQVYALGQALLSRMKVNFVEDADTLMHDFREIAPTFVLFAPRVWEAVAADVRARMMDASPFKRALYERGMKMGLDALDKGTRSGAAEALLFRALRDRLGFTRLTSAATGGAALGPDTFRFFRAMGVPLRQLYGQTETLGAYTLHRGETVDFDTVGVPFDDSIEIRVLDPDRNGIGEVLARHANMFHGYYKADANTPSDVRDGWMHTGDAGYVDKKGELVVIDRIKDLAVNVHGERFSPQYIENKLKFSPYVAEAVILGAGREYLAALICIRYAVVAKWAEKNRIAFTTYSDLASKPAVIELIRREVEKVNQGLTDVQRVAKFVLLYKELDADDGELTRTRKVRRGVINEKYGDLIDTIYAGAPSYRVDTVIRFQDGTTQRIRTTLPVIDLTAAPATLAAAE; encoded by the coding sequence GTGACGAGCGATTTCTCTGCCATCGCCCGCGAGGCCGACACCTTCCCGAAGCTCCTGCGCCGCAACGCCGCCGCGCATGCGGGCGAGGTGGCTTTGCGGGAAAAGATCTTCGGGTTGTGGCGCCCGACGACCTGGGCCGAGTACCACGCCCGCACCCGCGCCTTCGCGCTCGGCCTCTCCGGTCTCGGAATCGGCGCCGGCGACGTGGTCGGGCTGATCGGCGACAACCGGCCCGACTGGGTCGCCGGCGAGATCGCCGCCCATGCCCTCGGCGCCCTGTCGCTCGGCCTCTACCGCGATGCGCTCGAGGACGAGGTCCAGTATCTCCTGGCCTTTGCCGGGGTGAAGGCGGTGATCGCCGAGGACGAGGAGCAGGTCGACAAGCTCCTCAACCTCGCCGACGGCGTGCCGACGTTACGCCACATCGTCTATTGCGATCCCCGCGGGATGCGCAAATACGACGATCCGCGGCTGATCTCGGCCGATGCGCTCGCGGCGAAGGGCGAAGCCTTGCACGCGGCCGATCCCGGCCTCTACGACCGGCTGGTCGATGCGACCGACGCCGAGGCGGTGGCGATCCTCTGCACCACGTCCGGCACCACGGCGCGGCCGAAGCTCGCCATGCTGAGCGGCGGCCGGGTCCTGCGCCACTGCGCCCGCTACCTCGCCGCCGACCCGAAGGGGCCGCAGGACGATTACGTCTCGGTGCTGCCGCTGCCCTGGATCATGGAGCAGGTCTACGCGCTCGGCCAGGCGCTTCTCTCTCGCATGAAGGTCAACTTCGTCGAGGATGCCGACACGCTGATGCACGACTTCCGGGAGATCGCCCCGACCTTCGTGCTGTTCGCCCCCCGCGTCTGGGAGGCGGTCGCCGCCGACGTGCGCGCCCGGATGATGGACGCCTCGCCGTTCAAGCGCGCCCTCTACGAGCGCGGCATGAAGATGGGGCTCGATGCCCTCGACAAGGGCACCCGCTCGGGCGCCGCCGAGGCCCTGCTGTTCCGGGCGCTCCGCGATCGCCTCGGCTTCACGCGGCTGACCTCCGCGGCGACCGGCGGCGCGGCGTTGGGTCCCGACACGTTCCGGTTCTTCCGCGCCATGGGCGTACCGTTGCGCCAGCTCTACGGCCAGACCGAGACGCTCGGCGCCTACACCCTGCATCGCGGCGAGACGGTCGATTTCGACACGGTCGGCGTGCCGTTCGACGACAGCATCGAGATCCGGGTGCTGGACCCCGACCGCAACGGCATCGGCGAGGTGCTGGCGCGCCACGCCAACATGTTCCATGGCTACTACAAGGCCGATGCCAACACGCCGAGCGACGTGCGCGACGGCTGGATGCACACCGGCGACGCCGGCTACGTCGACAAGAAGGGCGAATTGGTCGTCATCGACCGGATCAAGGACCTTGCCGTCAACGTCCATGGCGAGCGCTTCTCGCCGCAATATATCGAGAACAAGCTGAAGTTCTCGCCCTATGTCGCCGAGGCCGTGATCCTCGGCGCCGGGCGCGAGTACCTGGCGGCCTTGATCTGCATCCGCTACGCGGTGGTGGCCAAATGGGCCGAGAAGAACCGCATCGCCTTCACGACCTACTCGGACCTGGCCTCGAAGCCGGCGGTGATCGAGCTGATCCGCCGCGAGGTCGAGAAGGTCAACCAGGGCCTCACCGACGTGCAGCGGGTCGCCAAGTTCGTGCTCCTCTACAAGGAGCTCGATGCCGATGACGGCGAATTGACCCGCACCCGCAAGGTCCGCCGCGGCGTCATCAACGAGAAATACGGCGATTTGATCGACACGATCTATGCCGGCGCGCCGAGCTACCGGGTCGATACGGTGATCCGGTTCCAGGACGGCACGACGCAGCGCATCCGCACCACCCTGCCGGTGATCGACCTCACGGCGGCCCCCGCCACCCTCGCCGCCGCCGAATAG
- a CDS encoding ABC transporter ATP-binding protein: protein MAETLAVRQISLRFGGVKALTDVSFAVEKGELFSIIGPNGAGKTSMINCISGRYKPSEGQILLDGRDITKATPNQRPKLGIGRTFQNLALFHHMTVLDNILVGRHHLMRNNFVTGSLYWLPGVRSEELAHRRRVEEIIDFLDLQAYRKAPAGTLSYGLRKRVELARAMALEPKLILLDEPMAGMNLEEKEDMARYIVDLNEEFGMTVVMIEHDMGVVMDISHRVMVLDFGRRIALGRPEAVLADPHVRKAYLGEEDEEPAAPEPARAAS from the coding sequence GTGGCGGAAACCCTTGCGGTTCGCCAGATCTCGTTGCGCTTCGGCGGCGTCAAGGCGCTGACGGATGTCAGCTTCGCGGTCGAGAAGGGCGAGCTGTTCTCGATCATCGGCCCCAACGGCGCCGGCAAGACCTCGATGATCAACTGCATCTCGGGCCGCTACAAGCCGTCCGAGGGCCAGATCCTGCTCGACGGCCGCGACATCACCAAGGCGACGCCGAACCAGCGCCCGAAGCTCGGCATCGGCCGGACCTTCCAGAACCTCGCGCTGTTCCACCACATGACCGTGCTCGACAACATCCTAGTCGGGCGCCACCACCTGATGCGCAACAACTTCGTCACCGGGTCGCTCTACTGGCTGCCGGGGGTACGGAGCGAGGAACTGGCGCATCGCCGCCGGGTGGAGGAGATCATCGATTTCCTCGACCTCCAGGCCTACCGCAAGGCGCCCGCCGGCACCCTCTCCTACGGCTTGCGCAAGCGCGTCGAACTCGCCCGCGCCATGGCGCTGGAGCCCAAGCTGATCCTCCTCGACGAGCCGATGGCCGGCATGAACCTCGAGGAGAAGGAGGACATGGCCCGCTACATCGTCGACCTCAACGAGGAGTTCGGCATGACCGTCGTGATGATCGAGCACGACATGGGCGTGGTCATGGACATCTCGCATCGCGTCATGGTGCTCGATTTCGGCCGCCGCATCGCGCTCGGCCGCCCCGAGGCGGTGCTCGCCGATCCGCATGTGCGAAAAGCCTATCTCGGCGAGGAAGACGAGGAGCCGGCCGCTCCCGAACCGGCGAGGGCCGCGTCGTGA
- a CDS encoding TetR/AcrR family transcriptional regulator, translated as MARIAGSSGPRTEEAIRRAGLKLIATHGYAAMSLRQLAAEVGIQQGSLYNYFRNKQEFLFDLIRGHMLDLHAALDAALLPEGSAEARLTRFTEFHVAYHVERAQEVFICYSELRSLEPDNLAAVVAMRRDYERKLGDILDHGCATGEFRLSDTRMATLAILAMLSGICTWYKPGGRLSTDGLQAIFTGMVLALARGGETQAVPVPARRRGVLRAGIG; from the coding sequence ATGGCGCGTATCGCAGGCTCGTCGGGACCGCGGACCGAGGAGGCCATCCGGCGGGCGGGGCTCAAGCTCATCGCCACCCACGGCTATGCCGCGATGAGCCTGCGCCAGCTCGCGGCCGAGGTCGGCATCCAGCAGGGCTCGCTCTACAACTACTTCCGCAACAAGCAGGAATTCCTGTTCGACCTCATCCGCGGCCACATGCTCGACCTGCACGCGGCCCTCGACGCGGCGCTTCTGCCGGAGGGCAGCGCCGAGGCGCGGCTGACCCGGTTCACCGAGTTCCACGTCGCCTACCACGTCGAGCGGGCGCAGGAGGTGTTCATCTGCTACTCGGAGCTGCGCAGCCTCGAGCCGGACAACCTCGCCGCCGTGGTGGCGATGCGGCGCGATTACGAGCGCAAGCTCGGCGACATCCTCGACCACGGCTGCGCCACCGGCGAGTTCCGCCTGAGCGACACCCGGATGGCGACGCTCGCCATCCTCGCCATGCTGTCGGGCATCTGCACCTGGTACAAGCCGGGGGGGCGCCTCTCGACGGACGGGTTGCAGGCCATCTTCACCGGGATGGTGCTGGCGCTCGCCCGCGGGGGCGAGACGCAGGCCGTTCCCGTGCCGGCCCGGCGGCGCGGCGTGTTGAGGGCCGGGATCGGCTAG
- a CDS encoding methyl-accepting chemotaxis protein, which translates to MFVLTLPRKFALLIALAALSLVALGGIALTYQYEAMLAQRMERMALITEAAANIVERYRQKAAKGEMGESAAREAALADIAAMRHGRDNYLFVNDGTGTVVAHPAAKVVGRNLMGVTDTTGFRYVADVMPRAKRDGAATFRYTWVPEGETATVPKIGLFRYYAPFDIYIGVSEYVSDLRAMIVEQVQRLALAGLVILLVLGGVSLLIVRSVVRPMARLRATMAALAEGRTDLAVPEAERRDEVGAMARTVLVFRDNAVERERLRGESEAEELRRMRRAASLNDLILGFEVSITGVVAGVAAASGELRGTAQAMTATATQTASQSTTVAAAAEQASSNVETVAVAAEELGASVQEIGRQVDGSARLAQAAVAEAGQTARQVQALTEATARIGDVVGLISSIAAQTNLLALNATIEAARAGAAGRGFAVVAAEVKELAGQTARATEEITGQIATIQASTGQAAGAIGQITARIEEISTVATSIAAAVEEQGAATQEIVRNVAQAAAGTGEVTGNIAGVAGAAEETGAAASQVLVSASDLSRQSERLAAEVERFLAQVRAA; encoded by the coding sequence ATGTTCGTGCTCACCCTTCCCCGCAAGTTCGCCTTGCTGATCGCGCTCGCGGCCTTAAGTCTGGTCGCGCTGGGCGGGATCGCGCTGACTTATCAGTACGAGGCGATGCTGGCACAGCGCATGGAGCGCATGGCGCTCATCACCGAGGCGGCCGCCAACATCGTCGAGCGCTACCGCCAGAAGGCGGCGAAGGGCGAGATGGGCGAATCGGCCGCCCGCGAGGCGGCGCTCGCCGACATCGCGGCGATGCGGCACGGCCGCGACAACTACCTGTTCGTCAACGACGGCACCGGCACCGTGGTCGCCCACCCCGCCGCGAAGGTGGTCGGCCGCAACCTGATGGGCGTGACCGACACAACCGGATTCCGCTACGTCGCCGACGTCATGCCCCGGGCCAAGCGCGACGGCGCGGCGACCTTCCGCTATACCTGGGTGCCGGAGGGCGAGACTGCGACCGTGCCGAAGATCGGCCTGTTCCGCTACTACGCGCCGTTCGACATCTATATCGGCGTCAGCGAATACGTCAGCGACCTGCGGGCGATGATCGTCGAGCAGGTCCAGCGCCTCGCCCTCGCCGGCCTCGTCATCCTGCTGGTGCTCGGCGGCGTCTCGCTGCTGATCGTCCGCTCGGTCGTGCGGCCGATGGCGCGCCTGCGCGCCACGATGGCGGCCCTCGCCGAGGGACGCACCGATCTCGCGGTGCCGGAGGCGGAACGCCGCGACGAGGTCGGGGCGATGGCCCGCACCGTGCTGGTCTTCCGCGACAACGCCGTCGAGCGCGAGCGCCTGCGCGGCGAGAGCGAAGCCGAGGAGTTGCGCCGGATGCGCCGTGCCGCGTCGCTGAACGACCTGATCCTGGGTTTCGAGGTCTCGATCACCGGCGTGGTGGCCGGGGTCGCCGCCGCCTCGGGCGAGCTGCGCGGCACCGCCCAGGCGATGACCGCGACGGCCACCCAGACCGCGAGCCAGTCCACCACCGTGGCGGCGGCGGCCGAGCAGGCTTCCTCCAACGTCGAGACCGTCGCGGTCGCGGCGGAGGAACTCGGCGCCTCGGTCCAGGAGATCGGCCGCCAGGTCGACGGCTCGGCCCGGCTCGCCCAGGCCGCCGTGGCCGAGGCCGGGCAGACCGCCCGCCAGGTCCAGGCTCTCACCGAGGCCACCGCCCGGATCGGCGACGTGGTCGGGCTGATCTCGTCGATCGCCGCCCAGACCAACCTCCTGGCGCTGAATGCCACGATCGAGGCGGCCCGCGCGGGCGCCGCCGGCCGCGGCTTCGCGGTGGTGGCCGCCGAGGTGAAGGAACTCGCCGGCCAGACGGCACGAGCCACCGAGGAGATCACGGGCCAGATCGCCACGATCCAGGCCTCCACGGGACAGGCGGCGGGCGCCATCGGCCAGATCACCGCGCGGATCGAGGAGATCTCGACGGTGGCGACCTCGATCGCCGCGGCGGTCGAGGAGCAGGGTGCGGCGACCCAGGAGATCGTCCGCAACGTCGCGCAGGCCGCCGCCGGCACCGGCGAGGTGACGGGCAACATCGCCGGCGTGGCGGGCGCGGCGGAGGAGACCGGGGCGGCGGCGAGCCAGGTCCTGGTCTCGGCCTCCGACCTGTCGCGCCAGTCCGAGCGCCTCGCGGCCGAGGTCGAGCGGTTCCTGGCCCAGGTCCGGGCGGCCTGA
- a CDS encoding phenylacetate--CoA ligase family protein, protein MPHHEAPQTAESTLFTRLPAALAAALQAPAYATHLAGIDPAAVTDRAALARLPVLRKGEMPARQREALPFGGFVPGAAGAFPRLFTSPGPIFEPQRAGEDPWGGAPALAAAGFKAGEVVLNTFGYHLTPGGFIFDTAARALGCAVIPAGPGNTEQQLDLIEAYRPAGYVGTPDFLKVLLDAGRKAGRDVSSLVKALVSGAAFPASLQAEFKERGIAAAQAYATADVGFIAYETPKGEGLRVADGLILEIVRPGTGDPVPEGEVGEIVVTVPDLDRPLIRYALGDLTAALPHGRIRGWMGRADQAAKVKGMFVRPEQVAEIARRHPDLGRLRLVVSRADEADVMTLRAESATTEAALAESVAETLRAVTKLRGAVELVAPGSLPNDGKVIADERPVG, encoded by the coding sequence ATGCCACACCACGAAGCCCCCCAGACTGCAGAATCCACCCTCTTCACCCGCCTGCCCGCCGCCCTCGCCGCCGCCCTCCAGGCCCCGGCCTACGCCACCCACCTCGCGGGCATCGACCCCGCCGCCGTGACCGACCGGGCGGCGCTCGCCCGGTTGCCGGTCCTGCGCAAGGGCGAGATGCCGGCGCGCCAGCGCGAGGCTTTGCCCTTCGGCGGCTTCGTGCCCGGAGCGGCCGGGGCGTTTCCCCGCCTGTTCACCTCGCCGGGGCCGATCTTCGAGCCGCAGCGGGCGGGCGAGGATCCGTGGGGCGGGGCCCCGGCGCTCGCCGCCGCGGGCTTCAAGGCCGGCGAGGTGGTGCTCAACACCTTCGGCTATCACCTGACGCCGGGCGGCTTCATCTTCGACACCGCCGCCCGCGCGCTCGGCTGCGCGGTGATCCCGGCCGGGCCCGGCAATACCGAGCAGCAGCTCGACCTGATCGAGGCCTACCGGCCGGCTGGCTATGTCGGCACGCCGGACTTCCTCAAGGTGCTGCTCGATGCGGGCCGGAAGGCCGGGCGGGACGTGTCGTCGCTCGTGAAGGCGCTCGTCTCCGGGGCGGCCTTCCCGGCCTCGCTCCAGGCCGAGTTCAAGGAGCGCGGCATCGCCGCCGCCCAGGCCTACGCCACCGCCGATGTCGGCTTCATCGCCTACGAGACGCCGAAGGGGGAGGGGCTGCGCGTCGCCGACGGGCTGATCCTCGAGATCGTGCGGCCGGGCACCGGCGATCCGGTGCCGGAGGGCGAGGTCGGCGAGATCGTCGTCACGGTGCCCGATCTCGACCGGCCGCTGATCCGCTACGCGCTCGGCGACCTCACGGCGGCCTTGCCCCACGGCCGCATCCGCGGCTGGATGGGCCGCGCCGACCAGGCCGCCAAGGTGAAGGGCATGTTCGTGCGCCCCGAGCAGGTCGCCGAGATCGCCCGCCGCCACCCCGATCTCGGCCGCCTGCGCCTGGTGGTGAGCCGGGCCGACGAGGCCGACGTCATGACCCTGCGGGCGGAATCCGCAACGACGGAGGCCGCTCTCGCGGAGTCCGTCGCCGAGACCCTGCGGGCGGTGACGAAGCTGCGCGGGGCGGTCGAACTCGTCGCCCCCGGCAGCCTGCCGAACGACGGCAAGGTGATCGCGGACGAGCGGCCGGTGGGCTGA
- a CDS encoding DNA-binding protein translates to MTDALLTPYDTADYLDSPERIAAYLDAALTEDDPALVAHALDIVARARGLARGEVQAGAPHLTAVIDLLDRLGLRMSVAPLEAP, encoded by the coding sequence ATGACCGATGCCCTGCTCACCCCCTACGATACGGCGGACTACCTCGACAGCCCGGAACGGATTGCCGCCTATCTCGACGCCGCGCTCACTGAGGACGATCCAGCCCTGGTCGCTCACGCGCTCGACATCGTTGCACGGGCCCGCGGCCTCGCTCGCGGCGAGGTGCAGGCGGGAGCGCCGCATTTGACCGCCGTGATCGATCTGCTGGACCGTCTCGGCCTCAGGATGAGTGTCGCCCCGCTCGAAGCCCCGTGA
- a CDS encoding UPF0175 family protein translates to MAVGGNACARRALEGHALEQFRAGRLTQPELRRLLGFGTRTALDAFLKERGVYTDDDHADLMQDLRDLDRLGL, encoded by the coding sequence ATGGCAGTCGGTGGAAATGCCTGCGCTCGGCGCGCCCTGGAAGGACATGCGCTTGAGCAGTTCCGGGCCGGGCGGCTGACCCAACCCGAATTGCGCCGCCTCCTCGGTTTCGGCACGCGCACTGCGCTCGACGCCTTTCTGAAGGAGCGAGGCGTCTACACTGATGACGATCATGCAGACCTGATGCAGGATCTGCGTGATCTCGACCGCCTCGGCCTGTGA
- a CDS encoding MaoC family dehydratase produces MSTLPASTHPRGGLYFEDFEVGATLRHRLTRTVTQMDNMLFSNMTLNPQPLHIDAHFCATETEWGKPLMNSLFTLGLMIGISVNDTTVGTTIGNLGMTETRFPAPLFEGDTVSVTTEVVAKRESRSRPTAGIVDFVHRAYNQDGTLVAECRRQAMMRKRPVAEA; encoded by the coding sequence GTGAGCACGCTTCCCGCTTCGACCCACCCGCGCGGCGGGTTGTACTTCGAGGATTTCGAGGTCGGCGCGACGCTCCGCCATCGCCTCACCCGCACGGTGACGCAGATGGACAACATGCTGTTCTCCAACATGACGCTGAACCCGCAGCCGCTCCACATCGACGCGCATTTCTGCGCCACCGAGACCGAGTGGGGCAAACCGCTGATGAACTCGCTGTTCACGCTCGGGCTGATGATCGGCATCTCGGTCAACGACACCACGGTCGGCACCACCATCGGCAATCTCGGCATGACCGAGACCCGCTTTCCCGCCCCGCTCTTCGAGGGCGATACGGTGAGCGTGACGACGGAGGTCGTCGCCAAGCGCGAATCGCGCTCGCGGCCGACCGCCGGCATCGTCGACTTCGTCCACCGCGCCTACAATCAGGACGGCACGCTGGTGGCGGAGTGCCGCCGTCAGGCGATGATGCGCAAGCGACCCGTGGCGGAGGCTTGA